A stretch of the Streptococcus suis genome encodes the following:
- a CDS encoding esterase: MHVEFLSHWSGNLGREMNLNRYGHAGIPVLVFASSGGSYNEFADFGMIEACRGSIEAGHVQFFTLTSFDNESWLADWKSIHDKAEAHRAYERYVIEEAIPFIKHKTGWFDGMMAAGCSMGAYHALNFFLQHPDVFTKVIALSGIYDARYFNHHQDYGNDEVVYQNSPADYIWNQHDGWFIDKYRQADIIVCTGLGDWEQDGLDSFYNLKRAFEEKNIPAWFDTWGTDVTHDWVWWRKQMPFFLHSIGL; the protein is encoded by the coding sequence ATGCATGTCGAATTTTTAAGTCATTGGTCAGGAAACCTTGGTCGTGAAATGAACTTGAATCGTTATGGTCACGCAGGTATTCCGGTGCTCGTTTTTGCTTCATCAGGTGGTTCCTACAATGAATTTGCTGATTTTGGTATGATTGAGGCTTGCCGCGGGTCTATCGAAGCAGGTCATGTACAATTTTTCACCCTTACCAGCTTTGATAATGAAAGTTGGTTGGCTGATTGGAAATCCATTCATGATAAAGCAGAAGCTCACCGTGCCTATGAACGCTATGTGATTGAAGAAGCGATTCCATTTATTAAACATAAAACTGGCTGGTTTGATGGTATGATGGCAGCTGGTTGCTCAATGGGAGCTTATCATGCACTCAATTTCTTCTTACAACATCCAGATGTTTTTACAAAAGTCATTGCACTTTCTGGGATTTACGATGCACGATATTTCAATCATCATCAAGATTATGGAAATGATGAAGTTGTTTATCAAAACTCTCCAGCAGACTATATTTGGAATCAACATGATGGCTGGTTTATTGATAAATACCGCCAAGCGGATATTATTGTATGTACCGGTCTAGGTGATTGGGAACAAGATGGTCTGGACTCATTCTACAACCTAAAACGCGCATTTGAAGAAAAAAATATTCCTGCTTGGTTTGATACATGGGGTACAGATGTAACCCATGACTGGGTATGGTGGAGAAAACAGATGCCATTTTTCCTTCATTCGATTGGATTATAA
- a CDS encoding alpha/beta hydrolase codes for MNKSYFYLDMKTHELEVPFTGRNRRVRVLLPKGYAEDTERTYPVVYFHDGQNVLYSKEAFSGHSWKVIPTIKRNPDISKMIVVAIDNDGMERMHEYAAWKYSETSIPGVQFGGKGILYAEFVMDVVKPFIDKEYRTKSDKAHTAMIGSSLGGNITQFMGLAYQDQIGCLGVFSSANWLHQDAFDRFIERKKLDPSQRVYIYVGTEEADDTDKTLMAGNIKQAYINSSLTYYRQLISGGVHLHNLELEVISGAVHNEEAWALYLPDCLRFLSEHWS; via the coding sequence ATGAATAAGTCTTACTTTTATTTGGACATGAAAACACATGAATTAGAAGTTCCCTTCACAGGGAGGAACCGTCGTGTCCGTGTATTGTTGCCTAAGGGATATGCTGAAGATACGGAAAGGACCTATCCTGTTGTCTATTTCCATGATGGACAAAATGTTCTCTATAGCAAAGAAGCATTTTCAGGTCATTCTTGGAAAGTTATTCCAACGATCAAGCGCAATCCAGATATTAGTAAAATGATTGTGGTGGCAATTGATAATGATGGAATGGAACGGATGCATGAGTATGCAGCTTGGAAGTACAGTGAAACAAGCATCCCAGGTGTTCAATTTGGCGGGAAAGGGATCTTGTACGCCGAATTTGTCATGGATGTGGTAAAACCCTTTATTGATAAAGAGTACCGGACCAAATCCGACAAGGCACATACGGCTATGATTGGTTCGTCATTGGGTGGCAACATCACGCAGTTTATGGGATTAGCCTACCAAGATCAAATTGGCTGTTTAGGCGTCTTTTCATCTGCTAACTGGCTTCATCAAGATGCATTTGATCGTTTTATTGAGCGTAAAAAACTAGACCCAAGTCAACGAGTTTACATTTATGTGGGTACTGAAGAAGCTGATGATACTGACAAAACATTGATGGCAGGCAATATCAAGCAAGCTTATATCAATTCATCATTGACCTATTATCGACAGTTGATCTCTGGTGGAGTTCATTTGCACAATTTAGAGTTAGAAGTGATTTCAGGTGCGGTACACAACGAGGAGGCTTGGGCCTTATACTTACCAGATTGTCTACGTTTTTTAAGTGAACATTGGTCATAA
- a CDS encoding methylenetetrahydrofolate--tRNA-(uracil(54)-C(5))-methyltransferase (FADH(2)-oxidizing) TrmFO: MSQTHINVIGAGLAGSEAAYQIAKRGIAVKLYEMRGVKPTPQHKTDKFAELVCSNSFRGDSLTNAVGLLKEEMRRLDSIIMRAGEAHRVPAGGAMAMDRENFSQAVTDEIHNHPLIEVIREEITEIPDDAIIVIATGPLTSDALAEKIHALNGGDGFYFYDAAAPIVDSSTINMDLVYLKSRYDKGEAAYLNAPMNKEQFTAFYEALISAEEAPLNSFEKEKYFEGCMPIEVMAKRGIKTMLYGPMKPVGLEYPEDYKGPRDGEYKTPYAVVQLRQDNAAGSLYNIVGFQTHLKWGEQKRVFQMIPGLENAEFVRYGVMHRNSYMDSPNLLEQTFATKKNPNLFFAGQMTGVEGYVESAASGLVAGINAVRRFRGEDPVIFPQTTAIGALPFYITHTESKHFQPMNVNFGIIKELDGPRIRDKKERYEAIAERSLKDLEEFLTV, from the coding sequence ATGTCTCAAACCCACATTAATGTTATCGGAGCTGGATTGGCTGGCTCAGAAGCTGCTTATCAGATTGCCAAACGCGGCATTGCTGTCAAACTCTACGAGATGCGTGGTGTCAAGCCGACTCCTCAGCACAAGACAGACAAGTTTGCTGAGTTGGTTTGTTCCAATTCATTCCGTGGTGATAGTTTGACCAACGCTGTCGGCCTTCTTAAGGAAGAGATGCGTCGTTTGGATTCCATTATCATGCGAGCTGGTGAAGCCCACCGTGTGCCTGCTGGGGGTGCCATGGCCATGGACCGTGAGAATTTCTCTCAAGCAGTCACTGATGAGATTCACAACCACCCACTGATTGAGGTGATTCGTGAGGAAATTACGGAGATTCCTGATGATGCTATTATAGTTATCGCGACGGGACCTTTGACATCTGACGCCTTGGCGGAGAAGATTCACGCGCTTAATGGTGGCGACGGTTTTTACTTCTACGATGCGGCAGCACCGATTGTCGACAGCTCGACCATTAACATGGACTTGGTTTATCTTAAGTCTCGTTACGACAAGGGAGAAGCTGCCTATCTCAATGCTCCAATGAACAAGGAGCAGTTCACTGCTTTCTATGAAGCCTTGATTTCAGCCGAAGAGGCGCCGCTCAATTCCTTTGAAAAAGAAAAATACTTTGAAGGCTGTATGCCTATTGAAGTCATGGCCAAACGTGGAATCAAAACCATGCTATATGGCCCAATGAAGCCAGTCGGTCTGGAATACCCTGAAGATTACAAGGGACCACGTGATGGCGAATACAAGACACCGTACGCAGTTGTTCAGCTCCGTCAGGACAACGCAGCAGGTAGTCTTTACAACATTGTAGGCTTCCAGACCCACCTTAAGTGGGGTGAGCAGAAGCGTGTCTTCCAGATGATTCCAGGACTCGAAAATGCTGAATTTGTCCGTTATGGTGTCATGCACCGCAATTCCTACATGGATTCGCCAAACTTATTGGAACAGACCTTTGCGACCAAGAAAAATCCAAATCTTTTCTTTGCAGGTCAAATGACAGGAGTAGAAGGCTATGTCGAGTCTGCTGCCTCTGGCTTAGTGGCTGGTATAAATGCTGTTCGCCGCTTCCGTGGCGAAGACCCAGTCATCTTCCCACAGACCACAGCCATCGGAGCTCTGCCATTCTACATCACCCACACCGAAAGCAAGCACTTCCAGCCTATGAATGTCAACTTTGGTATCATCAAGGAGCTGGACGGGCCACGTATCCGCGATAAGAAAGAGCGTTATGAAGCAATAGCAGAGCGTTCCCTCAAGGACTTGGAAGAGTTTTTGACGGTTTAA
- a CDS encoding NisI/SpaI family lantibiotic immunity lipoprotein yields the protein MKKKVFGLLALGSIMLTACSSSSAGLSFNEGYQTFHYKEKDYAVSKQEVAEDSIQGTEVKFMEWPVVKEEGAVKKTVSLNNLYVTTSKEWAIGVQDSYYKVDSEENIAESDRIDYQALLDTVDFSKVNN from the coding sequence ATGAAAAAGAAAGTATTTGGTTTGCTGGCTTTGGGCAGTATAATGCTAACTGCTTGTTCTTCCTCTTCAGCAGGCCTTAGCTTTAATGAGGGCTATCAGACTTTCCATTACAAAGAAAAAGACTATGCCGTTAGCAAACAGGAAGTTGCCGAAGATAGTATTCAAGGAACAGAAGTTAAGTTTATGGAATGGCCCGTTGTCAAAGAAGAAGGTGCAGTGAAAAAGACAGTCTCCTTGAACAATCTATATGTAACTACTAGCAAGGAATGGGCCATCGGTGTCCAAGATAGTTATTACAAGGTAGATTCAGAAGAAAATATTGCTGAGTCAGACCGAATCGACTATCAAGCATTACTTGATACAGTTGATTTTTCCAAAGTAAACAATTAG
- a CDS encoding ATP-grasp domain-containing protein yields the protein MNYLVISPFYPENFQPFTIELAKKEGVTVLGIGQEPYDQLSEELRNALTEYFRVENLENLDEVKRAAAFLIYKHGPMDRVESHNEHWLETDAALREQFNIFGAKPSNLKKTKFKSEMKKYFTKAGVPVVPGMVVKTEKDIEKAVKKIGFPLIAKPDNGVGASGTFKLTKKADLEDFKTAWDGRTAYFFEKFVNSSIITTYDGLIDNKGNVVFETGLTYVHTPFELVQSKKDNAYYIEKELDPKLVSYGRAVIKAFGMKERFFHIEFFKDGKDYIAIEYNNRMAGGFTVESYNYAHSIDLFRDYANVVSGGSVEERRFEPQYCLVATRRDATDYVHSSDAIRDHYADKLKTVKRMPDAFAELQGNDAYLLVTKSKDELDEMIAFIGETK from the coding sequence ATGAATTATCTCGTCATTTCCCCTTTTTATCCTGAAAATTTCCAGCCATTTACTATTGAATTGGCAAAAAAAGAAGGCGTTACTGTTCTTGGTATTGGACAAGAGCCTTATGATCAGCTCTCTGAAGAACTTCGTAATGCCTTAACAGAATATTTCCGTGTTGAAAACCTTGAAAATCTTGATGAAGTCAAGCGTGCAGCGGCTTTCTTAATTTATAAACATGGTCCAATGGATCGGGTAGAATCTCATAATGAGCATTGGTTAGAGACAGATGCAGCTCTTCGTGAACAATTCAATATCTTTGGGGCTAAGCCAAGCAATCTTAAAAAGACGAAGTTTAAGTCTGAAATGAAGAAATACTTTACAAAAGCAGGTGTTCCTGTAGTTCCAGGTATGGTTGTAAAAACTGAAAAAGATATTGAAAAAGCTGTGAAAAAGATTGGTTTCCCACTGATTGCTAAACCTGACAATGGGGTGGGAGCATCAGGAACCTTTAAGCTGACAAAGAAAGCCGATTTGGAAGACTTTAAAACAGCCTGGGATGGTCGTACAGCTTATTTCTTTGAGAAATTTGTCAATTCAAGTATCATTACAACTTATGATGGCTTGATTGACAACAAGGGAAATGTTGTATTTGAAACAGGATTAACTTATGTACATACCCCTTTTGAATTGGTACAAAGTAAAAAAGATAATGCCTATTACATTGAAAAAGAGCTTGACCCAAAATTGGTATCCTACGGACGTGCCGTTATCAAAGCATTTGGCATGAAAGAGCGTTTCTTCCATATTGAATTTTTCAAGGATGGTAAAGATTATATTGCTATTGAGTACAATAACCGTATGGCCGGTGGCTTTACAGTAGAATCTTATAACTATGCCCATTCAATTGATCTTTTCCGTGATTATGCCAATGTTGTTTCTGGAGGTTCAGTTGAGGAACGGCGTTTTGAACCGCAATACTGTTTGGTAGCAACCCGTCGTGATGCAACAGATTATGTCCACTCCTCAGATGCCATTCGTGATCATTATGCGGATAAGCTAAAAACAGTAAAACGTATGCCTGATGCCTTCGCAGAATTGCAGGGAAATGATGCCTATCTACTTGTAACCAAAAGCAAGGATGAATTAGATGAAATGATTGCCTTTATTGGGGAAACAAAATAG
- a CDS encoding AraC family transcriptional regulator: MMIKEFNATVRYLESVLESEIDEREFLRISGYSVPMFSRLFSILTDMSLSEYVRLRKLTRAAMDIREGQAKIIDIALKYGYESSDSFAFAFKQFHQISPSQVRKGLPFKVLLPMQLSLTIQGGKEMEVRIEKKASFTVAGLLRTAISNEVCPQVWEDLFKNHTYEELAALGSGQSFRVCTLAQADETINYMAAYDVTDREKATKLGLELLDVHEADYAIFTLTGPVPQSIHAGWRYALETFFPEHGYRHSGAPDFEYYFEGDMSSPDYQMELWIPIVKA; the protein is encoded by the coding sequence TTGATGATAAAAGAGTTCAATGCAACCGTACGTTACCTAGAGTCCGTTTTAGAAAGCGAAATCGATGAACGGGAATTTTTGCGCATATCAGGATATTCCGTTCCCATGTTTAGTCGTCTCTTTTCTATTCTGACAGATATGTCCTTGTCAGAATACGTTCGGTTACGAAAGTTGACGCGAGCTGCTATGGACATTCGTGAAGGACAGGCAAAGATTATAGATATAGCCCTTAAATATGGGTATGAATCTTCGGATTCTTTTGCCTTTGCCTTCAAACAATTTCATCAGATTTCTCCTAGTCAAGTGCGTAAGGGGTTGCCTTTTAAGGTCCTCTTACCCATGCAACTATCATTAACCATCCAAGGAGGTAAAGAAATGGAGGTTCGTATTGAAAAGAAGGCTAGTTTTACAGTTGCTGGACTTCTTCGTACAGCAATCAGTAACGAAGTGTGTCCGCAGGTATGGGAAGACTTGTTCAAGAACCATACTTATGAAGAGTTAGCTGCTCTAGGAAGTGGGCAGTCCTTTCGAGTTTGTACATTAGCTCAAGCGGACGAGACGATTAATTATATGGCTGCTTATGATGTCACAGATAGGGAAAAAGCGACTAAGTTAGGCTTAGAACTTCTTGATGTTCACGAAGCTGACTATGCTATTTTTACCCTAACAGGCCCTGTTCCTCAATCTATTCATGCAGGATGGCGTTATGCGCTAGAAACTTTTTTTCCTGAACACGGCTATCGCCATTCAGGTGCACCAGATTTTGAGTACTATTTTGAAGGAGACATGAGTTCCCCAGACTACCAAATGGAACTCTGGATTCCCATTGTGAAAGCATAA